The following proteins are encoded in a genomic region of Sulfurimonas sp. HSL3-7:
- a CDS encoding DEAD/DEAH box helicase → MLQSRLFEQFRKNNIDDLELLICEDEKESHHLADVARFFEREVLVFPDFRARYEDDLRPFKEEMQELFKALRSYYSANNKPLIISPLKTLLFPLPKPELLEVVSIEYAQTIDLKAFKEKMLFWGYSFVDMVQVEGEISFRGDIIDIFTPNSENPYRISLFDEEIEEIKHFTLEKQRTIGDTIDTIEISPALYALNETAFEALNKKCEESGSDSFVKDVASLGFWYLDILADTFTEGKKALFIKPMEALLDEVYIINEPQVPRENFAIDVMAEEQHCKELAVTNVPTLLSVHKGKKTTIIASNEAQVKQANIFDTTAVEIRYSPIILNVISDEEIVISLNKPVARRRRRKSSIILDDLKKGDYVVHEDYGVGIFEGIEQAEILGGVKDFVTIKYQGDDKVLLPVENLETIDRYMAGGGALPVLDKLGKGSFGRLKEKVKKRLFEIASEIINTAASRALIKAPVIAYDAEEVKNFQAMAGFDYTDDQNQSIREILEEMASGHIMDRLLSGDVGFGKTEVAMNAIFAVAKAGFQSALIVPTTLLSSQHYHSLEERFKELDIKVAKLDRFSTPKVKKGTLTALKEGRIDAVVGTHALFGAEFKNLGLVIIDEEHKFGVKQKEKLKQLYEKVHLLSMSATPIPRSLNQALSSIKTMSQLLTPPSERQGVRTFVKAYDEKLVKEVILRELRRGGQVFYVFNNINMMPIKEGELKKLLPELRILMLHSQVSAVETEKALLDFQEGKYDLMLATSIIESGIHMPQVNTMLIDGADRFGIADLHQLRGRVGRGHTEGFAYFIVDNKENLTDEAKKRLVALESNSFLGSGSILAFHDLEIRGGGNLVGDAQSGHIKNIGYSLYLKMLEDAIKELSNTQEKARAKVDIKLAISAYISDEVVKEDRLRLELYRRLSQCEEPTEIYEIEEEAIDRFGKLDEPTKQFFELMVIKLLSIGKKIVKIMNYGQNITVEYANGSKESMKAASKDDDDIIKEVLHYLRTAKPKVL, encoded by the coding sequence ATGCTCCAAAGCCGCCTGTTCGAACAGTTTCGTAAAAACAACATAGATGATCTTGAGCTTTTGATCTGCGAAGATGAAAAAGAGAGCCACCACTTAGCCGATGTCGCGAGATTCTTTGAACGCGAAGTTCTGGTCTTCCCCGATTTTCGTGCCCGTTACGAAGATGACCTCCGTCCTTTCAAAGAGGAGATGCAGGAACTTTTTAAAGCGCTTCGAAGCTATTACTCCGCCAACAACAAACCGCTGATCATCTCGCCGCTTAAAACCCTGCTTTTCCCTCTGCCTAAGCCGGAACTGTTGGAGGTAGTGAGCATAGAATACGCGCAGACCATCGATCTCAAAGCCTTTAAAGAGAAGATGCTCTTCTGGGGCTACAGCTTTGTCGATATGGTGCAGGTCGAAGGTGAAATCTCGTTTCGCGGCGATATCATCGATATTTTTACCCCGAACTCCGAAAACCCCTACCGCATCTCCCTTTTTGATGAAGAGATCGAAGAGATCAAGCACTTTACCCTTGAAAAACAGCGTACGATCGGCGATACGATTGATACCATAGAGATATCGCCCGCCCTGTACGCATTGAATGAGACCGCGTTCGAGGCGCTGAATAAAAAGTGCGAGGAGAGCGGGAGCGACAGTTTTGTCAAAGATGTGGCTTCTCTCGGGTTCTGGTATCTTGATATTCTGGCAGACACTTTTACAGAGGGGAAAAAGGCTCTCTTTATCAAGCCGATGGAGGCTCTGTTGGATGAGGTCTATATCATCAACGAGCCTCAGGTACCGCGTGAGAACTTTGCGATAGATGTCATGGCGGAGGAGCAGCACTGTAAAGAGCTGGCCGTGACCAATGTCCCTACGCTGCTCTCGGTGCATAAAGGCAAAAAAACGACGATCATTGCCAGTAACGAAGCACAGGTCAAACAGGCCAATATCTTCGACACGACAGCCGTTGAGATACGCTATTCGCCCATTATCCTCAATGTCATCAGCGACGAGGAGATCGTCATTTCGCTCAACAAGCCGGTTGCCAGACGCCGCCGCCGCAAAAGCAGCATTATCCTCGATGATCTGAAAAAGGGCGACTATGTCGTGCACGAGGACTACGGTGTCGGTATCTTTGAGGGGATCGAACAGGCTGAGATACTGGGCGGGGTCAAGGACTTTGTCACCATCAAGTATCAAGGCGACGACAAGGTGCTGCTGCCGGTAGAGAACCTGGAGACCATTGACCGTTATATGGCGGGCGGCGGGGCACTGCCGGTGCTCGACAAACTGGGTAAAGGGAGTTTCGGACGCCTTAAAGAGAAGGTGAAGAAACGGCTCTTTGAGATCGCCTCCGAGATCATCAACACTGCCGCGTCGCGTGCGCTGATCAAAGCGCCGGTGATCGCTTACGATGCCGAGGAGGTCAAGAACTTCCAGGCGATGGCCGGGTTCGACTATACGGACGACCAGAACCAGTCTATCCGGGAGATACTCGAGGAGATGGCCTCCGGCCACATCATGGACCGACTGTTGAGCGGGGATGTCGGTTTCGGCAAGACCGAGGTGGCGATGAACGCGATCTTCGCCGTAGCCAAGGCGGGGTTCCAGTCGGCACTGATCGTACCGACGACCCTGCTGAGCTCGCAGCACTATCACTCTCTTGAAGAGCGGTTCAAGGAGCTCGATATCAAGGTCGCCAAGCTCGACCGTTTCTCCACGCCGAAGGTCAAAAAAGGGACCCTGACGGCACTGAAAGAAGGGCGCATCGACGCGGTGGTAGGGACGCATGCCCTTTTTGGCGCCGAGTTCAAAAACCTCGGCCTCGTCATCATCGACGAGGAACACAAGTTCGGGGTGAAGCAGAAAGAGAAGCTCAAGCAGCTCTATGAGAAGGTGCACCTCCTCTCAATGAGTGCGACGCCGATCCCGCGTTCGCTCAACCAGGCGCTCAGCTCAATCAAGACGATGAGCCAGCTTCTTACACCGCCGAGCGAACGCCAGGGGGTACGCACCTTTGTCAAGGCTTATGACGAGAAGCTGGTCAAAGAGGTGATCCTGCGCGAACTCCGTCGCGGCGGCCAGGTCTTCTACGTCTTCAACAACATCAATATGATGCCGATCAAAGAGGGGGAGCTGAAAAAGCTTCTGCCTGAGCTGCGCATCCTGATGCTCCACTCGCAGGTCTCGGCCGTCGAGACCGAGAAAGCGCTTCTTGATTTCCAGGAGGGCAAGTACGACCTGATGCTGGCCACTTCGATTATCGAGTCGGGCATCCACATGCCGCAGGTCAACACCATGCTGATCGACGGGGCAGACCGCTTCGGCATCGCCGACCTGCACCAGCTCCGCGGACGCGTCGGACGGGGCCACACCGAGGGCTTCGCCTATTTCATTGTCGACAACAAAGAGAACCTGACCGACGAGGCGAAAAAAAGACTCGTGGCCCTGGAGTCCAACTCTTTCCTGGGCAGCGGCTCCATTTTGGCCTTTCACGACCTTGAGATACGCGGCGGCGGGAACCTGGTCGGCGATGCGCAGAGCGGCCACATCAAGAACATCGGTTATTCGCTCTACCTGAAGATGCTCGAAGACGCCATCAAAGAGCTGAGCAATACGCAGGAGAAAGCGCGCGCCAAGGTGGACATCAAGCTGGCCATCTCTGCCTATATCTCGGACGAGGTGGTCAAAGAGGACCGTCTGCGTCTGGAACTCTACCGCCGTCTCAGCCAGTGCGAGGAGCCGACCGAGATCTACGAGATCGAGGAGGAGGCAATTGACCGTTTCGGCAAGCTAGACGAGCCGACCAAGCAGTTCTTTGAACTGATGGTCATCAAACTGCTTTCGATCGGGAAAAAGATCGTCAAGATCATGAACTATGGCCAAAACATCACCGTCGAATACGCCAACGGTTCTAAAGAGAGTATGAAGGCGGCGAGCAAAGACGACGATGATATCATCAAAGAGGTGCTGCACTACCTGCGTACGGCGAAACCGAAGGTACTTTAA
- the htpX gene encoding zinc metalloprotease HtpX encodes MELFKTFFLMGAMTLLLVWAGGMLGGQQGMTIAFLIALGMNFFSYYNSDKLVLHHYNAVEVSRAKAPGLYAIVERLSHKGEVPMPKVYIIPDRTPNAFATGRNPSHAAVAVTEGLLELLDEEEVEAVLAHELSHVRHYDILIGSVAATMAGAIALLAQFGIFFRDNSNRQNPIVMIALMIIMPLVATVIQMAVSRNREFIADEGAARLTGHPEWLQRALAKLDNYARRGDLAHATQQTAHMFIINPFSGHDISFKELFSTHPSTQNRIDRLEQLKQELR; translated from the coding sequence ATGGAGTTATTCAAAACATTTTTTCTGATGGGTGCGATGACGCTGCTTTTGGTCTGGGCGGGCGGAATGCTCGGCGGTCAGCAGGGGATGACAATCGCTTTTCTTATTGCCTTGGGGATGAACTTCTTCAGCTATTACAACTCCGACAAGCTGGTGCTTCACCACTATAATGCCGTCGAGGTAAGCCGCGCCAAAGCGCCTGGTCTCTATGCGATCGTGGAGCGACTCTCGCACAAAGGCGAGGTGCCGATGCCCAAGGTCTATATCATTCCCGACCGCACGCCTAATGCTTTCGCGACCGGGCGTAATCCGTCGCACGCTGCCGTGGCGGTGACGGAGGGGCTGTTGGAGCTGCTTGATGAGGAGGAGGTCGAAGCGGTGCTGGCCCATGAACTCAGCCATGTCAGGCATTACGACATCCTCATCGGCAGCGTTGCCGCGACGATGGCCGGGGCGATAGCACTGCTGGCGCAGTTCGGGATCTTCTTTCGTGACAACAGCAACCGCCAAAACCCGATCGTAATGATCGCACTGATGATCATCATGCCGTTGGTGGCGACCGTTATCCAGATGGCGGTGAGCCGCAACCGCGAGTTCATTGCCGACGAGGGGGCTGCTCGGCTGACCGGGCACCCCGAGTGGCTGCAGCGCGCTCTTGCAAAGCTGGACAACTATGCCCGCAGGGGCGATCTGGCGCATGCCACACAACAGACAGCGCATATGTTCATCATCAACCCCTTCAGCGGGCACGATATCTCTTTTAAAGAGCTCTTCTCCACCCATCCGAGTACCCAGAACCGCATCGACCGGCTCGAGCAGCTCAAGCAGGAATTGCGATAG
- a CDS encoding TIGR00282 family metallophosphoesterase: MTLAFIGDIVGRPGRSMVKTHLKVLREEFGIDFVIGNYENASHGFGLTEKNAKELFDAGIDVMTGGNHSFDKKEILPLFEKMELLRPHNYPDETPGTGMKLYEVNGTKLGVINIMGHYTMPMVDNPFICAQKSVESLKEQGAEAVFLDIHAEASSEKRAMMMLLQGEVSGIIGTHTHVGTDDFQIANGTAYLSDIGLTGCRDNVIGMDPKIPLQRFLTGIGGHFNVPDKCKKIMQIVIMELEEGKCVRARKLKIFDDGRRLESEAWPES; this comes from the coding sequence TTGACACTGGCATTTATCGGTGATATCGTCGGTCGTCCAGGCCGTTCGATGGTCAAGACGCATCTGAAAGTTCTGCGCGAAGAGTTCGGTATCGACTTCGTTATCGGTAACTACGAGAACGCCTCGCACGGTTTCGGGCTCACGGAAAAAAATGCAAAAGAGCTCTTTGATGCAGGCATCGACGTCATGACTGGCGGCAACCACTCTTTCGATAAAAAAGAGATCCTGCCGCTCTTTGAGAAGATGGAACTGCTGCGCCCGCACAACTACCCTGACGAGACGCCCGGAACCGGGATGAAGCTTTACGAGGTCAACGGCACCAAACTCGGTGTGATCAACATCATGGGCCATTACACGATGCCGATGGTGGACAACCCCTTTATTTGCGCGCAAAAGAGTGTCGAAAGCCTCAAAGAGCAGGGTGCTGAGGCGGTCTTCCTCGACATCCATGCCGAAGCCAGCAGCGAAAAGCGGGCGATGATGATGCTGCTGCAGGGCGAAGTGAGCGGTATCATCGGGACGCATACCCATGTCGGCACCGACGACTTTCAGATCGCTAACGGCACGGCCTACCTGAGCGATATCGGTCTGACGGGGTGCCGAGACAATGTCATCGGCATGGATCCAAAGATACCTCTGCAGCGATTTCTGACCGGGATCGGCGGCCATTTCAATGTGCCGGATAAATGCAAAAAGATCATGCAGATCGTGATCATGGAGCTCGAAGAGGGCAAGTGTGTCCGCGCCAGAAAATTGAAGATTTTCGATGACGGCAGGCGCCTGGAGAGCGAGGCGTGGCCGGAGTCATGA
- a CDS encoding 3-methyladenine DNA glycosylase translates to MIESGYDLYRTLQKLDLLKASPEFWWPNAYSFEVVVGAILTQNSQWQRVEQSLDNLRNNDLLSLEAIARAPMELLIECIRPSGFFKAKSKNIQCLCRNIIGDFGGFENFCCGVNREWLLEQRGIGFESADAILCYGCGRAVMVVDKYTQQLAAALGREFEDYHDLQAWCREGFKESDGLARELALFHGMIVEYMKKYKKGREIDLSPINETL, encoded by the coding sequence ATGATCGAGAGCGGCTACGATCTCTACCGGACACTGCAAAAGCTCGACCTTCTGAAAGCGTCGCCGGAGTTCTGGTGGCCGAACGCCTACAGCTTTGAGGTCGTTGTCGGGGCCATCCTGACGCAGAACAGCCAGTGGCAGCGAGTCGAACAGTCGCTTGACAACCTCCGAAACAATGACCTTCTCTCCCTTGAGGCCATCGCTAGAGCGCCAATGGAACTGCTGATAGAGTGCATAAGACCCAGCGGATTTTTCAAGGCAAAATCCAAAAATATCCAGTGTCTCTGTCGAAACATCATCGGGGATTTCGGCGGTTTCGAAAATTTCTGCTGCGGGGTGAACCGGGAGTGGCTCCTGGAACAGCGCGGCATCGGGTTCGAGAGCGCCGACGCCATTCTCTGCTACGGCTGCGGCCGCGCGGTGATGGTGGTCGACAAGTACACACAGCAGCTGGCGGCCGCTCTCGGAAGGGAGTTCGAAGACTACCACGACCTTCAGGCCTGGTGCAGGGAAGGCTTTAAGGAGAGTGACGGGCTCGCACGTGAACTGGCCCTTTTTCACGGTATGATCGTGGAGTACATGAAAAAATACAAAAAGGGGAGAGAAATAGACCTCTCGCCTATCAACGAGACATTATAA
- a CDS encoding DEAD/DEAH box helicase, translated as MPFSIFGLSEPILRALQASGYSEPTPIQAKVIPLVLEEHDVMARAQTGSGKSASFVLPVLELLSGRRGEGKAKIRVLVLTPTRELTLQVAQTFETMGAFLAKKPKVVSLIGGESIGDQLYRVQQGCDILVATAGRFLDVLRKKQMNLSNLEFFILDEADKMLNLGFAEELDLVLVAIPEKRRNLLFSATYPQKIRDIAAKITRNPVEVTIEEETPTVQSILQRVIEVNHENRGPLLRHLLNTEKWEQVLVFMANRRATDNIAMKFKKYGFSAQSFHGDLDQEERNYTLEQFKAKKIRILFATDIAARGLDIDGISCVVNFDLPRSPADYIHRIGRTARAGKSGIAVSFIDHDDMAHFALIEKRSGIRLEREQIAGFERKGEAPKKVKGPAPVKGKGKSKKDRAREKKAAEEAAKGR; from the coding sequence ATGCCGTTTTCAATTTTCGGGCTCTCTGAGCCGATACTGCGCGCGCTTCAGGCGAGCGGCTATAGCGAACCGACGCCGATTCAGGCGAAGGTGATCCCGCTCGTGCTTGAAGAGCATGATGTGATGGCGAGGGCACAGACCGGCAGCGGCAAGAGCGCGAGCTTCGTCCTACCGGTGCTGGAGCTTCTATCCGGACGCAGAGGTGAAGGGAAGGCGAAGATCAGGGTACTGGTACTGACGCCGACAAGGGAGCTGACGCTTCAGGTCGCGCAGACTTTCGAGACGATGGGAGCATTTTTGGCGAAAAAGCCGAAGGTGGTCAGTCTCATCGGCGGCGAAAGCATCGGCGATCAACTCTACAGGGTCCAGCAGGGGTGCGACATCCTTGTGGCGACCGCGGGTCGCTTCCTCGATGTCCTGAGAAAAAAGCAGATGAACCTCTCTAATCTGGAGTTCTTTATCCTGGACGAAGCGGACAAGATGCTCAACCTCGGGTTTGCCGAGGAGCTTGACCTTGTCCTGGTAGCGATCCCTGAAAAGCGTCGGAACCTCCTCTTTTCGGCCACCTATCCGCAGAAGATACGCGACATTGCCGCCAAGATCACCCGCAACCCCGTCGAAGTGACGATCGAGGAGGAGACGCCGACGGTACAGAGCATTCTCCAGCGGGTCATCGAGGTCAACCACGAGAACCGGGGGCCTCTGCTGAGGCATCTGCTCAATACCGAGAAGTGGGAACAGGTGCTGGTCTTTATGGCCAACCGAAGAGCCACCGACAACATCGCGATGAAGTTCAAGAAGTACGGCTTCTCGGCGCAGTCGTTTCACGGCGACCTCGATCAGGAGGAACGTAACTACACCCTCGAGCAGTTCAAGGCAAAGAAGATCCGGATCCTCTTCGCCACCGACATCGCCGCGAGGGGGCTGGACATCGACGGCATCAGCTGCGTCGTCAACTTCGATCTTCCCCGTTCACCGGCAGACTACATCCACCGCATAGGACGCACCGCGAGGGCCGGAAAATCGGGTATAGCGGTCTCTTTTATCGACCACGATGACATGGCGCACTTCGCCCTGATCGAAAAACGCAGCGGCATCAGGCTTGAACGCGAGCAGATAGCGGGTTTTGAGCGCAAAGGCGAGGCGCCGAAAAAAGTAAAGGGGCCGGCCCCTGTTAAAGGAAAGGGCAAGAGCAAAAAGGACAGAGCGAGGGAAAAGAAGGCTGCCGAAGAGGCGGCCAAAGGGAGATAG
- a CDS encoding PaaI family thioesterase — protein sequence MDDIRFPFLEHIGARLIRAEKGEAEVALKTESYHLQHMGFVHGGVISTLMDNTGWYAAVSNLDEGFTSVTMEIKINYLKPASGKELKAIAKVKRQGRSTSFVTIELFDDAKLVAYATGTYAVLQEQ from the coding sequence ATGGACGATATCAGGTTCCCTTTTCTGGAACATATCGGAGCGCGGCTGATCCGCGCCGAAAAGGGGGAGGCCGAAGTCGCCCTCAAGACAGAGTCCTACCACCTTCAGCACATGGGCTTTGTTCACGGCGGCGTCATCTCGACGCTTATGGACAACACCGGCTGGTATGCGGCCGTCTCCAATCTCGATGAGGGGTTCACTTCCGTCACCATGGAGATCAAGATCAACTACCTCAAACCCGCTTCGGGTAAAGAGCTCAAAGCCATAGCAAAAGTGAAGCGTCAGGGACGGAGTACATCGTTCGTAACGATCGAGCTCTTCGACGACGCGAAACTCGTCGCCTATGCGACCGGCACCTACGCCGTTTTGCAGGAGCAGTAG
- a CDS encoding glycerol-3-phosphate dehydrogenase/oxidase produces the protein MSFVQKRWKMQDRYDVVVLGAGINGSAIAKALAQEGKSVLVLEKRRIASGASSHSSRLIHGGLRYLENFEFSLVREALHDRKYLLENYPDLVRLRQFYLPLYKHSRRPVWMIRLGLWLYTLLAGHGQKAQEVDKALFLQQFNLLKADNLKAVFRYSDAKTDDYALTCRIADEAEACGAEIVEDTEIKSIRIDDKEVRIELDGGPVRTGVLVNATGAWVDEVNARFGLPSSYTIEKLSGIHLVIDRVLVPDPLFLETASKRIFFIIPEEATTLIGTTERSETVEVDKIKVNNEDIEYLLRESNAYLKKALTSKDIKEVFIGTRPIIKSAKDPTRMSREYKLDLHRIGQNRVLHVYGGKLTTFPSLAKRVAKVLRSRQAVAKQGDALKIGQS, from the coding sequence ATGAGTTTTGTCCAAAAGAGGTGGAAGATGCAGGACCGATACGATGTCGTTGTATTGGGTGCCGGGATCAACGGGTCGGCGATTGCCAAAGCATTGGCGCAAGAGGGAAAGAGCGTGCTGGTGCTGGAGAAGAGGCGCATTGCATCCGGGGCATCGTCACACTCGTCGCGGCTTATTCACGGCGGGCTGCGCTACCTTGAGAACTTCGAGTTTTCCCTGGTCCGAGAGGCCCTGCATGACCGGAAATATCTCCTGGAGAACTACCCCGATCTTGTGAGGCTGCGCCAATTCTATCTTCCTCTCTACAAACACTCCCGACGCCCGGTTTGGATGATCCGTCTGGGTCTTTGGCTCTACACTCTTCTTGCGGGGCACGGCCAGAAGGCGCAGGAGGTCGACAAAGCGCTTTTTCTGCAGCAGTTCAACCTGCTCAAGGCAGACAACCTCAAGGCGGTCTTCCGCTACTCCGACGCCAAGACAGACGATTATGCCCTGACATGCAGGATCGCCGATGAGGCGGAAGCCTGTGGCGCGGAGATCGTAGAAGATACCGAGATAAAGAGTATCAGGATAGATGATAAAGAGGTCAGGATCGAACTGGACGGGGGCCCCGTCCGGACCGGGGTGCTCGTCAACGCGACCGGGGCTTGGGTGGACGAGGTCAATGCCCGTTTCGGGCTCCCCTCATCCTACACCATCGAAAAACTGAGCGGCATCCACCTCGTCATCGACAGGGTGCTGGTGCCCGACCCGCTTTTTCTCGAGACCGCATCCAAACGGATCTTTTTCATCATTCCCGAAGAGGCGACGACGCTGATCGGCACGACGGAACGCAGCGAAACGGTCGAGGTGGACAAGATAAAGGTCAACAACGAGGATATCGAGTACCTGCTCAGAGAGAGCAACGCCTACCTGAAAAAAGCGCTGACAAGCAAGGATATCAAAGAGGTCTTCATCGGCACCCGCCCGATCATCAAAAGTGCAAAAGACCCGACCCGGATGTCGCGCGAATACAAGCTCGATCTCCACCGCATCGGGCAGAACAGGGTGCTTCATGTCTACGGCGGCAAACTGACGACCTTCCCCTCCCTGGCGAAGCGGGTTGCGAAGGTTTTACGATCAAGGCAAGCTGTCGCCAAACAGGGGGACGCCTTGAAAATCGGACAAAGTTAA
- a CDS encoding HAMP domain-containing sensor histidine kinase, with product MNDLEKRSFYSFLSLYVGSSFLFLALAGFWYYTAQKNALQNNNYFQMQHYSDKVSAAIINAHMHGGGLHLPAPPQKTELTLVSTQNDVVYGALPQDIETLKNDFLLLDNRTILISDAPQEHLNIRYVIVESTTYPEELEALLAYLLLVMIAISLGIVTVAWVLSKIFMRPIHQKVEQIEQFIQDISHELNTPVTALQMSSKRALQKGIYDEKILTNIVISTKQLYSIYRSLAYLNFATPKEEPKELNLRPILEENIAYYGELSRAKKIVFKTELSDAALRITEERAGLLFSNLIANAIKYSMPNTTVTVTLKEHLFSIKDEGVGIKKEKLETIFKPYERGSQIAGGFGIGLSIVKQICDEFKIEITVESELDKGSCFTLTWQ from the coding sequence ATGAATGATCTCGAAAAACGCTCATTTTACTCATTTTTGAGTCTCTACGTCGGCTCCTCTTTTCTCTTTCTGGCACTGGCCGGTTTCTGGTATTACACCGCCCAGAAAAATGCCCTGCAAAACAACAACTATTTCCAGATGCAGCACTACAGCGACAAGGTGAGCGCGGCCATCATCAACGCGCACATGCATGGCGGCGGTCTGCACCTGCCTGCCCCGCCGCAAAAGACAGAGCTCACCCTGGTCTCGACACAGAACGACGTTGTTTACGGTGCACTGCCCCAGGATATTGAGACATTGAAAAATGACTTTTTGCTGCTCGACAACCGTACTATCCTCATCTCCGATGCCCCGCAGGAACACCTCAATATCAGATATGTCATCGTCGAGAGCACGACCTATCCCGAAGAACTCGAAGCGCTGCTGGCCTATCTGCTGCTGGTGATGATCGCTATTTCCCTCGGCATCGTCACTGTCGCATGGGTGCTCTCCAAGATCTTTATGCGTCCCATCCACCAGAAAGTCGAACAGATCGAACAGTTCATCCAGGACATCTCCCACGAACTGAACACCCCCGTCACCGCACTGCAGATGAGCTCAAAACGGGCCCTGCAGAAAGGGATCTATGACGAGAAGATCCTCACCAATATCGTCATCAGCACCAAACAGCTCTACAGCATCTACCGCTCACTGGCCTACCTCAACTTCGCTACCCCAAAAGAGGAGCCAAAAGAGCTTAACCTGCGGCCGATACTGGAGGAGAACATCGCCTACTACGGCGAACTGAGCCGTGCGAAAAAGATCGTCTTCAAAACCGAGTTGAGCGATGCCGCGCTGCGTATCACCGAAGAGAGGGCCGGGCTTCTCTTCTCAAACCTCATCGCCAACGCCATCAAATACTCCATGCCGAACACCACCGTTACGGTCACACTTAAAGAGCACCTCTTCAGCATCAAGGATGAGGGCGTCGGCATCAAAAAAGAGAAACTGGAGACGATCTTCAAGCCCTACGAACGGGGTTCGCAGATCGCCGGCGGTTTCGGGATCGGGCTGAGCATCGTCAAGCAGATCTGCGACGAATTCAAGATCGAGATCACTGTTGAATCGGAGTTAGATAAAGGGAGCTGCTTTACATTGACCTGGCAATAA
- a CDS encoding response regulator transcription factor, with protein sequence MHILLLEDDTVLADILKDYLQEQYQVTHTYSMKEAMRLCDENRYDLYIFDINVPDGDGITLLKELRAFRDETPAIFITAFHDTKHLTEAFQSGGNDFIKKPFDLEELNVRIDNIKRHFGLDMQITLSDDTAFDPQTHTLNIAGALHKLSAKESECLHYLYKNRNRVVSSDELLQNLWAYDEIPSEDTIRTLIKQLRKHIGKEHIINIRGEGYRYE encoded by the coding sequence ATGCACATACTACTCCTCGAAGATGACACTGTTCTGGCCGATATCTTGAAGGACTATCTTCAAGAGCAATATCAGGTAACGCATACCTACAGCATGAAAGAGGCAATGCGTCTTTGTGACGAGAACCGGTACGACCTCTATATCTTCGACATCAACGTTCCCGACGGCGACGGTATTACCCTCTTAAAAGAGCTTCGCGCCTTCCGCGATGAGACCCCGGCTATTTTCATTACCGCTTTTCATGACACAAAGCATCTTACCGAGGCTTTTCAGTCCGGCGGCAACGACTTCATCAAAAAACCGTTTGACCTTGAAGAACTGAACGTCCGCATCGACAACATCAAACGTCATTTCGGTCTGGACATGCAGATCACCCTCTCTGACGACACCGCTTTTGACCCGCAGACCCATACGCTGAACATCGCAGGTGCACTCCATAAACTCAGCGCCAAAGAGAGTGAATGCCTTCACTACCTCTATAAGAACCGCAACAGGGTCGTCAGCTCGGACGAGTTGCTGCAAAATCTCTGGGCCTATGATGAGATTCCCTCTGAAGACACCATCCGCACCCTCATCAAGCAGCTCCGCAAACATATCGGCAAAGAGCACATTATCAACATCAGAGGCGAAGGGTATCGCTATGAATGA
- a CDS encoding heavy-metal-associated domain-containing protein: MEQTFQVENVKCGGCASTLKSKLKEPFGEVEVNLEKMPREITLDVDAAQIDELRAALRKLGYPMSDEKLNLFDTTATKAKSFVSCAVGRMDTPSA; this comes from the coding sequence ATGGAACAGACATTTCAAGTCGAAAACGTCAAGTGCGGCGGGTGTGCCTCGACGCTCAAAAGCAAGCTGAAAGAGCCTTTCGGAGAGGTCGAAGTCAACCTTGAGAAGATGCCGAGAGAGATCACCCTCGACGTCGATGCTGCACAAATCGATGAACTGCGCGCGGCCCTGAGAAAACTGGGTTACCCGATGAGCGATGAGAAACTTAACCTCTTTGACACGACCGCCACCAAAGCCAAAAGCTTCGTCTCCTGCGCCGTCGGACGGATGGACACGCCTTCGGCATAA
- a CDS encoding SHOCT domain-containing protein, whose product MHGYEMVIVWTLPLLLIVALVYFINNNKKETLSAKEILDIRFAKGEIDEEEYKRKRDALEK is encoded by the coding sequence ATGCATGGTTATGAAATGGTGATAGTTTGGACACTGCCACTGCTCTTGATTGTGGCATTGGTGTATTTCATAAACAATAACAAAAAAGAAACCCTCTCTGCCAAAGAGATCTTGGACATACGGTTTGCAAAGGGTGAGATCGATGAAGAAGAGTATAAAAGAAAGAGGGATGCCTTGGAAAAATAG